CCTCCCAGCACCACCAGCTGACCGATCTGGCCGGCGTGGTCCGGCGCGCACCCGGCGGCGGCGCAGCCGTAGTGGTAGATGCCGGGCCGCTGCGCCACAAACCGCACCGTCGCCGTCTCCCCCGGAGGGATCGGGGGGACCACCACGTTCAGGGCCGCCACCACAAAGCCGTGGGCGGCCTCCGGATCCCCGTTGTGGAGCCGCAGGATGACCGTGTCCCCCGCATTCACCACCACAACCGGCGGGACCCAGTGCCGCACGGCGGTCTCCCCCGCCTCCAGGACGTGCAGCCACAGGTCGAACTGGCGCACTTCGGGCACGACCGGGGGTGCCGCCGAGACAGGAGGGCGCGCGGACCGCAGCACCACGTACCCGGACGCCCCGGCCACGACGGCCGCGACGATCACCGCCGACAGCGCCAGCCCCCGGCCGTTCACGGCGCGCCTCCTATCGGACGACAAAGGTGCCCTTCATGCCGGCCTCGTAGTGGCCTTCCACGTGGCACCCGATCTCGAACGTCCCCTTGCGCTGCGGGGTGAACTCCAGCGTCACCGACCGCCCCGGCGCCAGCTCCACCTCCATCAGGGCCTCCGCCTCAATTTCCACCCCTGCAGTCTCCACGGTCACCTCGACGCCCTTGAAGTAGGTGTTCTCCTTGGCCCACTCCTCCAGCTCTTCACCGGCCAGCCCCGCCCGGGGCAGGCTGTACACCATGAACTCGTGCTTCTGCTTGCCGCGGTTCACCAGGACCAGCTCCACCGGCGTGCCCGCGGTCACCGTCACCCGAGAGGGCGTGAAGCTCATCTCGTTGAGCACGACGGTGACCTTCTGGGCCTTGGGGGCTCCCGCCGCGGGGCCGATGGCCGCCAGGGCCAGAGCGATCCCCAGGATCACGACCGTCCTCATCCGCATCCCTCCTCACCTCCATCGGTCTCGTCGTGGACTGCGATCGCGTCAGCGTCGCCCTTCCACCACCACCAGGTGCCCCACCATCCGGTCGTGATCCGGGGCGCAGGTCCCGGTGGCCGGATCGTGGGGCAGGTAACAGCGATACTCGAAGATGCCGGGCCGGTCGGCCGCGAACTCCACGACCTCGGCCGCCCCCCCGTGCAGGGCGCCGGTGCGCACGCCCAGCCCGGCAAACTCCAGGCCGTGGCGGAAGTGGGACAGGTTGAGGACCCGCAGCCGCACCGTGTCGCCCCGCCGCACGACCAGCAGCTGGGGATCGAACAGGTGGCTTTCGGCCGGCCCGCCGATGGCCCCCCGCCCGGTGATCAGCAGCTCCAGGTCCACGCGCGCCGGCGGGGAGCCGCCCGCCGGCGGGGACGCCAGCAGGGTCAGGGCGCTGATTCCCAGGGCGACCAGGGAGATCGCCAGGGAGACCCCCGCCACCACCGACCGCGCCCCCTCCATATCCGTCACTCGGTGACGATCAGGTAGCCGCGCATCTGCTCGTGGTCGGGCGTGCAGTCCCGGGTCGCGGGATTGTGGGGCAGGGCGCACCGGTACACGAACACCCCGGGCCGGTCGGCCACGAACCGCAGGTCGTCGCTGGCGCCGGGAGCCAGCCGCCGGGTCCGCAGACCGTAGCCGGTGATCTCCAGCTGGTGGGCAAAGGCGTCGGGGTTCGCCACGGCCAGGTCGACGGTGTCTCCCACCCGCGCCACCAGCATGGTGGGGTACCAGCGGTGGGCCACCATGCCCTGGCCGGTGAACGTGGCCACCACCATGGACAGCGGCAGGGTGGCGGCCGGACGCGGCGCCGCAGCCCCCTCCAGCCGGGGACTCCGGCCGTAGGCCAGCAGGCTGGTGGCCAGGGCG
This region of Armatimonadota bacterium genomic DNA includes:
- a CDS encoding cupredoxin domain-containing protein; the encoded protein is MRTVVILGIALALAAIGPAAGAPKAQKVTVVLNEMSFTPSRVTVTAGTPVELVLVNRGKQKHEFMVYSLPRAGLAGEELEEWAKENTYFKGVEVTVETAGVEIEAEALMEVELAPGRSVTLEFTPQRKGTFEIGCHVEGHYEAGMKGTFVVR